A window from Argopecten irradians isolate NY chromosome 3, Ai_NY, whole genome shotgun sequence encodes these proteins:
- the LOC138318910 gene encoding dual specificity protein phosphatase 10-like, with protein sequence MPECGDIDVLTPAALMTNTILPGGRRRLQLSLDFSSLMDSEDFHVPKKLCKLESMSVALSGPLQLNSLAPTPASWRTIQPQELATRLNKVHKTCLLVDCRSFISYNVTHIQGAVNVNCCDRFNRKRLQQGKVTLVDLINSKEAKEQFKRRGSKEVILYDDSTKDLHQLPTDSSLYLVVSSLLREGKEVLVLQGGIQAFRCQFGDLCHSGVKIVDSRPLYSPTTGIIEPQIEAAEATQILPFLYLGNERDAANYKKLTDLDITYVLNTTSTVPKHFEDQGITYKRIPASDSGAQNLQQYFQEAIQFIEEARQKKARVLVHCHAGVSRSATITIAYLLTRSSLSLMDAYRFVKGRRSIISPNFNFMGQLMEYEQSLNSGSCSRVLTPKIV encoded by the exons ATGCCTGAGTGTGGGGATATAGATGTTTTGACCCCAGCCGCTCTAATGACCAACACAATACTACCTGGAGGAAGAAGGAGGTTACAATTGTCTTTggatttttcatcattaatggATTCTGAAGACTTTCATGTGCCGAAAAAGTTGTGTAAATTAGAATCAATGAGTGTGGCATTAAGTGGACCCCTTCAGTTGAACTCCTTGGCCCCAACTCCAGCTTCCTGGCGGACAATACAACCTCAGGAACTGGCTACAAGACTCAACAAAGTCCACAAAACTTGCCTTTTAGTGGATTGTAgatcatttatttcatataacgTAACACATATTCAGGGTGCTGTCAATGTGAACTGTTGTGACAGATTCAATAGGAAACGTCTCCAGCAGGGAAAGGTGACTTTAGTGGACCTCATTAACTCCAAGGAGGCTAAAGAGCAGTTCAAACGTCGAGGGTCCAAAGAGGTGATTCTTTACGATGACAGTACAAAAGACTTACACCAACTGCCAACAGATAGTTCTCTGTACCTAGTGGTGTCTTCGTTACTGAGGGAAGGCAAGGAGGTCCTGGTTCTACAAG GAGGAATTCAAGCCTTCCGATGCCAGTTTGGTGACCTTTGCCACAGTGGAGTGAAGATCGTTGATTCCCGTCCCCTTTATTCTCCGACCACTGGAATAATCGAACCCCAGATCGAGGCTGCGGAAGCAACTCAAATTCTACCATTTCTTTACCTAG gaAATGAACGTGACGCGGCGAACTACAAAAAGTTAACCGACCTTGACATCACGTACGTGCTGAACACGACCTCAACTGTTCCAAAACACTTCGAAGACCAAGGCATTACTTACAAGCGCATACCCGCCTCGGACAGTGGGGCGCAGAATCTCCAGCAATACTTTCAGGAAGCTATACAATTTATAG AGGAAGCTCGTCAAAAGAAAGCACGTGTTCTCGTCCATTGTCACGCGGGCGTCTCGCGCTCGGCCACCATCACCATCGCCTACCTCCTCACGCGCTCATCACTCAGCCTCATGGATGCCTACCGTTTTGTGAAAGGACGACGATCTATCATTTCTCCCAATTTCAACTTCATGGGCCAGCTCATGGAATACGAACAGTCCCTCAACAGCGGGTCCTGCTCGCGAGTTCTCACCCCGAAAATCGTCTAA